The sequence GATGTCAATCTTCTTTCCCTATTGCCTCAATCTCCTAGCAATCTCAAGACCCCCGCCCCCTTCAGGCTAAGAAGTTTGTTCTTGTCCCTCGATCTAAAACCCACACTAAACGACCTTGAGTTCTCGACCCCTCGCGCCCTATGGGGCTAACCATCTCCTCCCCGTTTCCACTGGAGCTCGGGTCCTCGAGTCGTGGTCTACCCAGTACCTCGGGTCCTTAGCCGTTGGTTTGTTCACGTGGATCATGCTCTTCCACCTCGATCATGGTCAGGACTTGCGGAACATCGAGATATTACCGTGATACACCAATATTTATAACAAAATGTGcctcgataaaaaaatattggccTATACATAAATAGCATACAGTTTTAGACCAGTTGGCAATTTTGTCACTACAAAAAACAACTCTCCTACTCCATTTTATTTATAGCTACGTCTCTTTATTCAATTGAGAGTGATTCTGCATATATATCTCATGTGTTATGTTTAAAGATATTAAAATCTCTTTATGCAAAAAtctattttttgttaattgTAAAATCTATAGCTAATAGCCGTACGTATTAtcgaaatttttttctttttgtacGCACACTTTATATCTGCATATACAGTAAACTATCCAGATATCAAAGTACTGATCAAATTATGAAAATCCAAACATAATAGTAACATAAAACCAAGGGAATCAAAAAATTAGCATAcccatatatattttatttatattatatcataTACCATACCTATTATAATTTGCATTCTCTCTGATCCCTCTCTCTTCTTTATGACTACTTTTACAATATGCCTTTTGTCTCCCTCTCTTTGAAAGCATTTCACCAACTTTCCTGTGTAGGACTTGGATATAATCACTATTTTGTGTGTTGTAGTAATATTCATATACACATATTACCTCATCTGTCTTGGGGTACAATACTAAAGCCAAATTGCTTGCTGTGTAATTGAGTTTTCAAAGTCTTCCTTTTCCAGTCTTTCCGTAGGTCAAATTTACTGCTCCAACTATTTCACTTCCCCCAACATACATAGGTATTTTGGATCAATAATAGACGGCCCCCTTCAATTCCCATTTTGTTCCCCTTCCCTCAATACTAAAAGGTCATAGTATCATTGGATTTTAAATTCTAACCATTTTCAACCAAGTACAAGACTAGTTAAATGGCCGTTAATAAGATGTAAGATCTTTGTTTCAAATTCAATGATCCAATTTTAATTTAGTTACTTAGGTTTACTTTTCTTGTGAACCTTACATATCTGGATCAACGTCTGTGGACAATTGGATTTAGCCATATGCCATTTTATGCATGCTAGCAATAGTTCAACCTTGTGAAATCAAGGTTAAATTTGACAAAAAATGAGTTTGAAGTGTGTTCAAGGCCTGGTTACAACAATGGATTCTTGATTGGGGCCTGAGTGGCCCATCTCATGGGTTCAAAGGCCTGGGCCGGGCTCCATTAACACAATGGTTCATGCAAGCTTACTTGATTAATGATTTCAACTTTTTATTGATTTAAGCCTACCAACTTTGAACCATGTCatcgtcaaaaaaaaaaactttgaaccATGTCATCACTATTCACTAGGACTATAGGAGTGAATGAATTGCTACGAAAACTATGTttctggatttttttttttcaaatttggaattttataaaaattccaTCGGATTCAGATTAAATCTAAATTTATAGCGGATTAGAATCGATTTTTGGCCGAAACGgattttttaatttcaagtAAATACGTGTAACAGGTCTTTAAACAATATTctgatcaaataaattaccttataattgattattttaatttatttccaATCTAATTCTGTGAGTCGTTCTATGTATAATTATATAGTAATACGTAGatctattataattatttatatttattttcctTGTTATATGAGAAACTACCAGCATCTACAATATTCGAATGAAAGATATTGATATACTAATGTATCATGTATGTGTTACTTTGCGACGAGATCTTAGCTGGCTAAAGCTGAGGTCCTGAGATTCTTTGATTTTATGTTCGATTTTCGTTGATTGCGGATAGttttcttaatttatttagataaatttaaaagttttctttgtaatttttttgCTCGATCGAGACAAACACGTCTCGAGTAAACATTTGTGTATAGTGCATACAGTTACTTTATATAATTGTAATTTGGATCAAAATtgtatatttattcttaaaaaaaaatgtatatgtTATTTTCACGAAgcaatcaaaaaattaaaattagcgGAGCTGTACGTTTGACTCATTTCCAGACAGAAAAGTCAGCAAAGGGCAAAATCCACCCCAGCGTACAACCGCGGTAGGCGCCTTTGCCAAATCTGTCTCCCCTCTTCCAAACTCAACAGCCAGATTTCCATAATGTACTAATTTTATTTGAGAAGAAACTGTAGGAAGCTACAGCAAACGAAGGAAAATCACTCGGAGTGAGTTTCTTTTCTCCATTCCGCATCGTTCATTGATCATCTTCATATTTTCAGGTCAGTTCTCTTCAGATTTATTGTTCTAATTTGGCagtttttttgtaaataaatttaTGATCGTGTAATATCTTATGCAAGCCTATTTGGAGGAGGTTTTATGCACAATTTATTGATTGAAACAGGAAGAAGGCGTCGTTTAATGTTTCCGTGGATTAGATTCTGACtatgaaaattatttatttgctGCGATATTATGTGTGGCAGCTTTAGGTTTGTttgtttgaatttattttatttattagtgtGTGATTGCAATGCTTAAGTTTAATTGTAGAAATTTGATGGCAGATGTAATCGAAAAAACACTCTGTTTTAgctgaagatttgattttaactaCTACTTTCAGTAAGAGTGCCTCATTTTAGTTAAAAGTTTGTAAAGTTTTGTTAGATCGAACGGTTTCTTATTTGTTATTTGGCAACCTATTGAATGCGGTTAAGTTCGGCTCTACCATTGTAAAATGTGGATGGGTGTTATTTGTCAACCAAGTCACGTTGAAAAGCTTCAGCACTTCATTGACTAATTAATCTACTGGATAAACTTGAAAGATTATATTTCCTGTTTATATGTGGCAAATTGCAGTTTTGTTTGGATGTGTACGAGAAATTTATGCTTTTATCTATATTCGCCTCAAGaatttttgagcttaattgGAAGGATTATAAAGTGGCACAAATTTGTGTCAAAGACTAGTTTTGAGAAGACAAGAAATAGTGGAGTGGAGTTCCAAAACAGTTACGCACAACTTTGTTGTTAGCTTCTTGTTATTTTGAAGTTAATAAATACTTATTTTTCTTTTACTAATTCTGGCCCTACTATGCAGTTTGAGGTGCATAGCCAAAGATTTAAATGTGTTTGTACATCAGAGAGTGCTATCTCAATTGTATTTAAACATTACAAGCTTCTTCATTATGTCGTCTAGAACACTGTTGCGGAAAAAAAATAATCTCATCGATACGCTTAGGCGACCTCCATTTTGGGTTCAAAGATTGTTGAGTTCTGAGTATGGAAACACATTGGGGATTTGCCATTCACAACATTGGAGCTGGGCTGCGGGTTATTCGTCATCTAGTGCAAATCTTAGAGACAAAAAAGATTCCAATTCTCCAACCAAAGATGGAATATCCTGTTTGTTAATGAGAAAATGTGTTGAGCACAGCTTATTTGGTGTCCCATCTTTGCACCATGAGATTGGAATGCAAAGAAAATTTTCCCCTTTTGGACATGGGTGGATAACAGAGTATGCACACACTTTTTCTGCTCTGGCCGGTCAGCCTGAAACAGGTAGTGGTGATGATAAAAATGAAGAACCAGCTGTTAAGCAAAAAAAGGAGCCTTCGCCAGAAGAATGTGATCAGGCGGTTGAAGGCTTGAGCTCGGTTAAAGCAAAAGCAAAAGCCAAACAGCTGCAAGAATCTAAGAAAAGTGATAAAACTATTCTAAAGAAGATGTGGACTATGCTTCTCGGAATTGGTCCAGCTTTAAGGGCTGTTGCCTCTATGAGCAGGTGAACCTTTGTGTTCTCTGTTTCTCTTGTTCCAAAACTAAATTATCACGTTTTCTCGTCAGCCCATATTGTTGGAATGGTTGAAATGAAAAGGTTCATGTTTCTTTTGTTTCTGTCGTCCTCAAAGATATTTATCTGAATTATGTTCATTTTTATCCTCTTATGGTAGGGCTGATTGGGCAAAAAAATTGCATCACTGGAAGGATGAGATTAAATCGACATTACAACACTACTGGTTGGGTACAAAGCTACTTTGGGCTGATGTGAGGATATGCTCAAGACTATTGTTAAAACTTGCTAGTGGGAAAACTCTTTCCAGGCGAGAGAGGCAACAACTCACACGAACAACAGCTGACATTTTCAGGCTGGTTCCTTTTGCAGTCTTTGTTATAGTACCATTCATGGAATTTTTACTTCCTGTATTCCTTAAATTGTTCCCCAACATGCTGCCGTCAACCTTCCAGGACAAGATGAAAGAACAGGTAGATTTATGTAGGTGTAAGATATCTTCAGCATTTGTCCGCAACCCTTTCTGTGTCTGagatatttattttagtttcttcttTCTGGACTTACTTTGTGTTTCAACCTCATCTCCTCGGCCCTTACTTTTTACTTCAGGAAGTTCTGTGTATCTGCTCACCTTGTACATTTGTTTTATCATTtaagaaaaatccaaaatacctAGCTCAAAATTTTATCAAGACACAATCAAATATAGATGTCTTCTGGTTTAATATTAAGTCCCTTGTTTCTTGTATTTCCCTTGAATTGCTTATTAATCTTGGATAAAATGCTTTAAAATAGGAAGCCCTGAAGAAGAGACTGAATGCAAGGATAGAATATGCAAAGTTTCTTCAAGACACTGTAAAAGAAATGGCAAAGGAAGTTCAGAACTCAAGAAGTGGAGAGATAAAGAAAACTGCTGAAGATCTTGATGAATTCATGAACAAGGCAAGAAACTTAATATTCATTTTATATTTCACCTTATTGTTTTCtgattttttccaaaaaaagacACAGCTGTTATTTGAGAAGTTTTCTTTTGGTTATTTTCTCACCAATGCTTTGCCTCTTTTTGATATTGCTTTCTTAATTCTTGACCAGGTCAGGAGGGGGGCTGGGGTCTCCAATGAGGAAATTTTAGGCTTTGCCAAATTGTTTAATGACGAACTTACTCTGGATAACATCAGCAGGTAATTGTTTGATGCTCTTCCATATTTTGGATTCTATCTTCTTTATATAGGTAGTGGCCCAACAATGTGGTTGGTGTTACGTTGATGTAAAAGTTTAATCTATATCTTTGATGTAGACCCAGGTTGATGACCATGTGCAAGTATATGGGCATTGGTGTATATGGTGGTACTGATGCATATCTACGCTATATGCTTCGAAAGAGACTTCAAAAGTAAGCTACTTCATTTACACATGAATGCTCGTTTTTCATGATTTGATAATGGTGGTTCGTGTTTTGGATTTCTTTGCACATGCATGGTGGTAGTGTGACATGAACTGAAGGAGCCAACTGCACTACTACTAGTGAGTTGGTTGTCCACTTGGTTATGtactggataatatttgatcaggTTTGTTTTTCTATATATGTCATTTAACTATTGGATTCTACTCCCATGGACATATTGAATCAAGTACAAAAAAGTTCTTAGGATTGGATGTTGTTTTTTTTAGAGGGTTTGATAGGATTTTGGATAGTATGGGAATGTCTGAGAGGATTTTTTGCCGCCACGATGTTTCTCacagtttgatttttttttttgaccttATTATTCTTCTTTTGATGAGGTATTTGATATGAGTAGAAGGAATAAAATGTGACTGAGCTCTGAGTAATGTTTTTTCAAGCGAAGGAAATGGGTATGGAGCAATTACTGGATATTAAACAAAAACAAGTTATGAAGTGGCAATGAGAAAAGGGATTAGGTAGAGCACAACAGTTAGAGTGAAGCACAGGAATGAATTCCAGAGGCCGTCCAGTGAATTGTGATGGAGAAAGGCACGATGAAAAAAGATGACTCTTAATCACAGAAGAAAAGTGCTAGCTAAAACATGTTCTTTTATCTGTACGTAGTTATGCAGTTCAATTTGGAATAATGTCCAAAGGTTAATGTTTAAAAAGAGTGTTATTTATAATTAAAGTCTGAAATATATTTCTATACAACCCtgcaaataataatttattccacacacacacacaaatatcTGTGTGTTTGTATATTATTACCGTTCCATGTATGCTTGGTCCCTCAGTTCAGTGTATGTTTCTACTTCTGGTTATGCCTAGACAAGATGTTTGTAAATGCCAGAAGTAAAGTGAAATCTCACTTGGACATGCTGAAACATCATTATTGTTTCATGCTTTCCATAATTTTTATTCTATTCTTGTTGTTTTCATGCTTTCCCATAGTTTTTTCTCGATTGATTGGTCATAACTGAAGAAATGTAGTGTATTATTGGACACAGAGAGAGATTCATGTTGTTGGAGAAGGAATGGAGAACCTGTATCTTGTAAATATTGAAGCACTCAGACCTCAGCTAAATGTGTTTCATGCCAAAGCAATCTGTTTTTCATGtgctcttttatttatttatttattatttatttatttttaattctgCAAGGATCAAGATGGATGACACAATGATTCAATCGGAGGGGGTTGAGTCTCTTACCGAGGAGGAGCTTCGTCAAGCATGTCGAGATCGTGGCTTACTTGGATTACTTTCAGTTGATGAAATGCGGCAACAGGTTTCTTCAATATTTCAAAGCCTTTTTCAAGTTCCAGAGAATAGTTATCATTTAGATAAACCGATGATTTTATTGAACCGGAAAGAATCTAGTTGATTAACTGATTTTGTAACAGGCAGAAGTGTGCCTAAATACACTCATGAATACCTATTTCTTTTATAAGGGTATCAGACTGTGTTGGTGTAAAAATGAGGATAGGGAAGTTTATAAACAAGTGACAGAGCCTGAAAGTTCTTGTGGTGTCAAATAATGCACTTTCTATATGGCAAATGTGATACTATATATTTTGTGTGTGTGGGCGAGAAGAGGACCTATTTAAGTGTAGTTTGAATGATTTTTGCCGTGATTGTTATAAGTCTCTGCTTGACAGATTGAGGGTGGTTGTTATTTTCCTTCTACAATTGTATGTTTAGCTCTATGCTTCCATTTCATACAGTTATTGTGGTAACATACTTTGCTGCAATTTCTCAGCCCATTATTGACTCTGTAGTATAGCAGTGCTTTTCCTTTGTGAATCTGCAGATTGGATCTTCCAGTATACTATTATTTTCTGGAGTTAATAAAAGGTTCACTAGTATCTCCCATTGATGGATATTTATGTTTGTTGCAGTTGCACGATTGGCTGGACTTATCTCTCAACCATTCTGTACCATCATCTTTATTAATTCTTTCCAGGTAACTAAAACTTCCACAAGCTATATGGGTGAATGTCAAacattattgatttttaatattttatttttggtatcTTGTTCCAGAGCATTCAGCGTCTCTGGTAAAGTAAAGCCAGAAGAAGCTGTTCAAGCTACGCTCTCATCTCTGCCTGATGAAGTTGTGGACACTGTTGGTATCACATCTTTG comes from Henckelia pumila isolate YLH828 chromosome 4, ASM3356847v2, whole genome shotgun sequence and encodes:
- the LOC140894757 gene encoding uncharacterized protein → MSSRTLLRKKNNLIDTLRRPPFWVQRLLSSEYGNTLGICHSQHWSWAAGYSSSSANLRDKKDSNSPTKDGISCLLMRKCVEHSLFGVPSLHHEIGMQRKFSPFGHGWITEYAHTFSALAGQPETGSGDDKNEEPAVKQKKEPSPEECDQAVEGLSSVKAKAKAKQLQESKKSDKTILKKMWTMLLGIGPALRAVASMSRADWAKKLHHWKDEIKSTLQHYWLGTKLLWADVRICSRLLLKLASGKTLSRRERQQLTRTTADIFRLVPFAVFVIVPFMEFLLPVFLKLFPNMLPSTFQDKMKEQEALKKRLNARIEYAKFLQDTVKEMAKEVQNSRSGEIKKTAEDLDEFMNKVRRGAGVSNEEILGFAKLFNDELTLDNISRPRLMTMCKYMGIGVYGGTDAYLRYMLRKRLQKIKMDDTMIQSEGVESLTEEELRQACRDRGLLGLLSVDEMRQQLHDWLDLSLNHSVPSSLLILSRAFSVSGKVKPEEAVQATLSSLPDEVVDTVGITSLPSEDSVSERRRKLEFLEMQEELIKEEEEKEEEEQARLKESVIGQKDVALEEMMTATAKETEELEKAKTLDKQEQLCELSRALAVLASASSVSREREEFLRLVNKEIELYNSVVQNEGTDGEEEAKKAYIAAREESDLAAEKAAGDKVSSALINRVDVMLHKLEKEIDDVDAKIGDRWRLLDRDYDGKVTPEEVASAAMYLKDTLDKDGIQEFISNLSKDREGKILVEDIVKLADQTEDAEAEEAKKA